The following are from one region of the Cloacibacterium sp. TD35 genome:
- a CDS encoding c-type cytochrome, translated as MISWRKHYKRVLLACSLLLTTSASIYAQDLKGDAKKGETLFKTNCSACHALDKQMVGPALGGVVDRLKKEQNLGVDWFQKWIKDNKALRASGDKYANEVFLKFNKVEMTQFPNLTDQDIADLLEYTTNPPKAEPAAAETDVNSPEAIKAAQDEKNNSSALLISLAAIGGLLLWLLFRLTQLVNLHRKSGEISALDATRINSIGEFYEKYNTLGKALMGLLALFALYGIWNWLMWVGVYKGYQPEQPIYFSHKIHAGENKIDCQLCHSSAKYGKVSEIPSVNVCMNCHKGISEYKGKYIEEGKSREFYTAEIKKIYEAAGWDEGSQSYTGKTKPIEWVRIHNMPDFVYFNHAQHVVAGEQTIIKAKKVDVVCKACHGQVQEMDKVQMANNFTMGWCIDCHRTTEVDMTNGYNKEYYQKLHDKLKKQYGGETKMTVDAIGGLECGKCHY; from the coding sequence ATGATTAGTTGGAGAAAGCATTACAAGAGAGTGTTGTTAGCATGTAGTTTGCTCTTAACAACCAGTGCTTCTATTTACGCTCAAGATCTAAAAGGTGACGCTAAGAAGGGAGAAACCCTTTTTAAAACCAATTGTTCTGCGTGTCACGCGCTAGACAAACAAATGGTAGGCCCAGCTTTAGGAGGCGTAGTAGACAGATTAAAAAAGGAACAAAATTTAGGTGTAGATTGGTTCCAAAAATGGATTAAAGATAACAAAGCACTTAGAGCTTCTGGCGATAAGTACGCGAATGAAGTCTTTTTAAAATTCAACAAAGTAGAGATGACTCAATTCCCGAATCTTACAGATCAGGATATTGCAGACCTTCTAGAATACACCACTAATCCGCCAAAAGCAGAGCCTGCTGCAGCAGAAACTGATGTAAACTCACCAGAGGCCATCAAAGCTGCTCAAGATGAAAAAAATAATTCATCTGCTCTATTAATTTCTTTAGCTGCAATCGGTGGATTACTTCTTTGGTTACTTTTCAGATTAACCCAACTCGTAAATTTACACAGAAAATCTGGAGAAATTTCTGCTCTAGACGCTACAAGAATCAACTCAATTGGCGAATTCTACGAGAAGTACAATACGCTAGGTAAAGCATTAATGGGATTATTAGCCCTATTTGCACTTTACGGAATTTGGAATTGGTTAATGTGGGTAGGTGTATACAAAGGTTATCAACCAGAGCAACCTATTTACTTCTCTCACAAAATTCACGCTGGTGAGAATAAAATCGATTGTCAATTATGTCACTCAAGTGCTAAGTATGGTAAGGTATCAGAAATTCCTTCTGTAAACGTTTGTATGAATTGCCACAAAGGTATTTCAGAATACAAAGGAAAATACATAGAAGAAGGAAAATCTAGAGAATTCTATACTGCGGAGATTAAGAAAATCTACGAAGCTGCTGGTTGGGATGAAGGTTCACAGTCTTACACTGGAAAAACTAAACCAATCGAGTGGGTGAGAATTCACAATATGCCAGATTTCGTATACTTCAATCACGCACAACACGTGGTAGCTGGTGAACAAACTATCATTAAAGCTAAAAAAGTAGACGTAGTATGTAAAGCTTGTCACGGTCAAGTTCAAGAAATGGACAAAGTACAAATGGCAAATAACTTTACAATGGGATGGTGTATTGATTGTCACAGAACTACAGAAGTAGACATGACAAACGGTTATAACAAAGAATACTACCAAAAACTTCACGACAAGTTGAAAAAACAATACGGTGGAGAAACTAAAATGACCGTAGATGCTATTGGTGGTTTAGAGTGTGGTAAATGTCATTATTAA
- a CDS encoding SPOR domain-containing protein: MKNVIKILSLLAFLSFNFSNAQVVEKKETHNGTELKVSMDSRVNELLTDLEGKCDKIKEEEASKNEAPKVEISTKPKTNAEICRDNPRILGYKIQVAVVKSNEEANKVKSYFRTKFPNMKAETDASLRPNYKVLVGSYFSKQSASGDLARIRSYFPAAIAVQYRVFCVEAK; the protein is encoded by the coding sequence ATGAAAAACGTAATAAAAATACTATCATTATTAGCTTTTTTAAGTTTTAATTTCTCTAATGCTCAGGTAGTTGAGAAAAAAGAAACACATAATGGAACAGAGTTAAAAGTTTCTATGGACAGCAGAGTAAATGAGCTTTTAACGGATCTGGAAGGAAAATGTGATAAGATTAAAGAGGAAGAAGCGAGCAAAAATGAAGCTCCGAAAGTGGAAATTTCTACTAAACCTAAAACGAATGCCGAAATATGTAGAGATAATCCTAGAATTTTAGGTTACAAAATTCAGGTGGCGGTTGTAAAAAGTAATGAAGAAGCCAATAAAGTGAAATCTTATTTCCGTACGAAATTCCCAAATATGAAAGCAGAAACCGATGCTTCACTAAGACCAAATTATAAGGTTTTGGTGGGCAGCTATTTCAGTAAGCAATCTGCTAGTGGTGATTTAGCAAGAATTAGAAGTTATTTCCCTGCTGCAATTGCGGTACAATACAGAGTTTTCTGTGTAGAAGCCAAATAA
- a CDS encoding response regulator transcription factor: MSNRILLVEDDQSFGAVLKDYLSINNFDVTLATDGELGLKEFTEKEFDICIFDVMMPKKDGFSLAEDVRKIDKNTPIIFLTARNQREDVLKGYQIGADDYITKPFDTELLLYKIKAILQRSAVVEDEEQEQFKISNVFFDSVLRQLRVGDNEYKLSPKENELLKLLCLHRNDFMPRDLALRKIWKKENYFTARSMDVYIAKLRKLLKDDEGLEIINVHGEGFRLLVKN; the protein is encoded by the coding sequence ATGAGTAACAGAATCTTATTAGTAGAAGACGACCAAAGTTTCGGAGCGGTACTTAAAGATTATTTAAGCATTAACAACTTTGATGTAACCCTTGCTACAGACGGAGAATTAGGGTTAAAAGAATTTACAGAAAAGGAATTTGACATTTGTATTTTCGATGTCATGATGCCTAAAAAAGACGGCTTTTCACTAGCTGAAGACGTGAGAAAAATTGACAAAAACACTCCAATTATATTTTTAACAGCAAGAAACCAGCGTGAAGACGTGTTAAAAGGCTATCAAATTGGTGCAGATGATTACATCACAAAGCCATTTGACACCGAATTACTTTTATACAAAATCAAAGCTATTTTACAAAGAAGCGCAGTAGTAGAAGACGAAGAACAAGAGCAATTTAAAATCTCTAATGTATTTTTCGACTCTGTTCTAAGACAATTGCGAGTAGGCGATAATGAATACAAACTTTCGCCAAAAGAAAATGAATTACTAAAACTTCTTTGCCTACACAGAAATGATTTCATGCCAAGAGATTTAGCATTAAGAAAAATCTGGAAAAAAGAAAATTATTTCACTGCAAGAAGTATGGACGTGTACATTGCTAAACTGAGAAAACTCTTAAAAGATGATGAAGGATTAGAAATCATCAACGTTCACGGAGAAGGGTTCAGACTTTTAGTAAAAAATTAA
- a CDS encoding sensor histidine kinase produces MNNKFIPIISVFMTISLVVFVSLQFYWLKEYYTALEQDFSNKVYTALESSSKKIEELEIQKYNEKFKNFDKTLANNAKSPTLFQIQQTQDSANKTTLTFNKTIIEKQNIPISKKGDSITKIKLYKDEGLYSIKKTESTPQIISSVQSQDISSGQFTLTEFAKFNASNLPINQRVNSKMLDSVLAKELKNNGINSKFGYGILDKNNKLTQISNNTYLDQRDKTNYNFPLFTDDKDRTLFTLSLVFPRKDASLAMNNLPMLLGTFMSLLTILGIYIISINYMMKQKKISEVKTDFINNMSHEFKTPLATISVATDALANDKISTNPEKVKYYSQLIKQENLRMKKQVENVLNMSKLERNEVKLFLKETNVRELIKQISQSFRLIVEERGGTLTEEFKAEHYHVKVDEFHLSNALVNLLDNANKYSPETPEIRITTRNEPGFYVISISDKGMGMEQHNKTKIFEKFFREETGNIHNVKGQGLGLSYVKKIVELHHGQVIVESEKDKGSTFTIKLPMK; encoded by the coding sequence ATGAATAATAAATTTATCCCAATAATCTCCGTATTCATGACGATTTCACTTGTTGTTTTCGTGTCATTGCAATTTTATTGGCTTAAAGAATATTACACCGCACTAGAGCAAGATTTTTCTAATAAAGTGTACACCGCGCTAGAAAGCTCAAGTAAAAAAATTGAAGAATTAGAAATTCAGAAGTACAACGAAAAGTTTAAAAATTTCGACAAAACTTTAGCCAATAACGCTAAAAGCCCTACACTTTTCCAAATCCAGCAAACGCAGGATTCTGCTAACAAAACTACGCTTACTTTCAATAAAACTATTATTGAAAAACAAAATATTCCTATTTCTAAAAAGGGAGACAGCATTACCAAAATAAAACTTTACAAAGACGAGGGCTTATACAGCATTAAAAAAACTGAAAGCACTCCTCAAATTATTTCTTCGGTTCAGAGTCAAGACATCAGCAGTGGACAATTTACTTTGACTGAGTTTGCAAAATTTAATGCATCTAACTTACCTATCAACCAAAGAGTTAATTCAAAAATGTTAGATTCAGTTCTCGCTAAAGAATTGAAAAACAATGGAATAAACTCTAAATTCGGATATGGAATTTTAGACAAAAACAATAAATTGACTCAGATTTCAAATAATACCTATTTAGATCAACGAGACAAAACCAATTATAATTTTCCACTTTTTACAGACGATAAAGACCGAACGCTTTTTACGCTTTCGCTCGTTTTCCCAAGAAAAGATGCGTCTTTGGCAATGAATAATTTGCCTATGCTATTAGGAACATTCATGTCATTATTGACGATTTTAGGAATCTACATTATCTCGATTAATTACATGATGAAACAGAAAAAAATCTCAGAAGTAAAAACTGATTTCATCAATAACATGTCTCATGAATTCAAAACACCACTTGCTACGATTTCTGTGGCTACAGATGCTTTGGCTAATGATAAAATCTCTACCAATCCAGAAAAGGTAAAATATTATTCTCAACTCATCAAGCAAGAGAACTTGAGAATGAAAAAACAGGTAGAAAACGTTCTCAACATGTCTAAATTAGAGAGAAACGAGGTGAAACTCTTCTTAAAAGAAACCAATGTAAGAGAACTCATTAAGCAAATTTCTCAGTCATTTAGACTCATTGTAGAAGAGAGGGGCGGAACATTAACCGAAGAATTCAAAGCGGAACACTATCATGTAAAAGTAGATGAGTTCCATCTCTCTAACGCACTGGTCAACTTACTGGACAATGCCAATAAATATTCGCCAGAAACACCAGAAATTAGAATTACTACTAGAAATGAACCAGGGTTTTATGTTATTTCGATTTCTGATAAAGGAATGGGAATGGAACAACACAACAAAACCAAAATTTTTGAAAAATTCTTCAGAGAAGAAACTGGGAATATTCACAATGTAAAAGGACAAGGTTTAGGATTGTCTTATGTGAAGAAAATTGTAGAACTGCATCACGGTCAAGTGATTGTAGAATCAGAAAAAGACAAAGGCAGCACATTTACCATCAAACTGCCGATGAAATAA
- a CDS encoding S9 family peptidase, with the protein MNAPKAKKIDKSIEIHGHQRNDPYFWLNERENPEVLQYLEEENTYCNFVMKDTEDLQEQLFQEMKARYKEDDESLPYFFNEYWYVVKFQKGKEYPLFYRHFKSLENEAELMLDVNEMAAGKDFYDVGSFSVSVNNQLAAFSEDIIGRRIYTILLKNLETGEFLNDKIENTTGKTVWAADNEHFFYIRKDETLRAFQIYRHKIGTSQEEDVLVFHEEDETFDVSVYKSKSLEYIFIASSSTISDEHWFIPADNVFAEWQVIQKREDDLEYAVEHYQNDFYIITNEGDATNFKIMKTSMDKPSKEHWKEVIPHKKETLLEGFEIFKDYFVIEERTEGLLQLKIIDNSTGKFHYLPFDEPTYTAYVGLNLDFDTEVLRYGYTSLTMPSSTYEYNMKTGETKLLKQQEVLGGTFDAKNYISERIWANSRDGKVKIPISLVYHKDTPKSAETPLLLYGYGSYGHTIDASFSNVRLSILDRGFFYAIAHVRGGEYLGREWYDNGKMLKKKNTFFDFIDAAKFLISENYTSPKHLYAMGGSAGGLLMGAVMNYEPEIFNGIVAQVPFVDVVTTMLDETIPLTTGEFDEWGNPKKKKYYDYMLSYSPYDNIEAKNYPNTLITTGFHDSQVQYWEPAKWVAKLRDLKTDNNILIFKTDMKSGHGGASGRFESLKEDALEYAFLLKLEKNGRN; encoded by the coding sequence ATGAATGCTCCCAAAGCAAAAAAAATAGATAAATCAATAGAAATTCACGGTCACCAAAGAAACGACCCGTATTTCTGGCTTAATGAAAGAGAAAACCCCGAAGTTTTACAGTATTTGGAAGAAGAAAACACTTATTGCAATTTCGTGATGAAAGACACCGAAGATCTGCAAGAACAACTTTTCCAAGAAATGAAAGCTCGTTACAAAGAAGATGACGAGAGCTTACCTTATTTTTTCAATGAATATTGGTATGTGGTAAAATTTCAAAAAGGAAAAGAGTATCCACTGTTCTACAGACATTTTAAAAGTCTAGAAAATGAAGCAGAACTTATGCTGGATGTCAACGAAATGGCTGCTGGTAAAGATTTTTACGATGTAGGAAGCTTCTCTGTTTCGGTTAACAATCAGTTGGCTGCATTTTCGGAAGACATTATAGGAAGAAGAATCTATACCATTTTGCTCAAAAATCTAGAAACGGGAGAATTTCTAAACGACAAAATAGAAAATACCACCGGTAAAACAGTTTGGGCAGCAGATAATGAACATTTTTTCTACATAAGAAAAGACGAAACGTTACGCGCTTTCCAAATTTATAGACATAAAATAGGCACTTCACAAGAAGAAGATGTTTTGGTTTTCCACGAAGAAGATGAAACTTTTGACGTAAGCGTTTATAAATCAAAATCTTTGGAATATATTTTTATCGCGAGTTCTTCTACCATTTCAGATGAACATTGGTTTATTCCTGCTGATAATGTTTTTGCAGAATGGCAAGTCATCCAAAAACGTGAAGACGATTTAGAATACGCAGTAGAACATTATCAAAATGATTTTTACATCATCACCAATGAAGGCGATGCTACCAATTTCAAAATCATGAAAACTTCGATGGATAAACCTTCTAAAGAACATTGGAAAGAGGTAATTCCGCATAAAAAAGAAACTTTATTGGAAGGTTTTGAAATTTTCAAAGATTATTTCGTGATTGAAGAAAGAACTGAAGGTTTACTTCAACTGAAAATTATAGACAATTCTACAGGAAAATTTCATTATTTGCCTTTTGACGAACCTACTTACACGGCTTATGTTGGGCTAAATTTAGATTTTGACACAGAAGTTTTGCGTTATGGTTACACTTCGCTTACCATGCCAAGTTCTACGTATGAATACAATATGAAAACGGGTGAAACCAAACTCTTGAAACAACAGGAAGTTTTGGGCGGAACTTTTGATGCTAAAAACTATATTTCGGAGAGAATTTGGGCAAATTCCAGAGACGGAAAAGTGAAAATTCCGATTTCTTTAGTCTATCATAAAGACACTCCAAAATCTGCTGAAACCCCTCTTTTATTATACGGTTACGGAAGTTACGGACACACGATTGATGCAAGTTTTTCTAATGTAAGATTATCAATTTTAGACCGAGGCTTCTTTTATGCTATCGCACACGTTCGTGGTGGTGAATATTTAGGAAGAGAATGGTATGATAATGGAAAAATGCTGAAAAAGAAAAATACTTTCTTTGATTTTATAGATGCTGCCAAGTTTTTAATATCAGAAAATTATACTTCACCAAAGCATCTTTATGCAATGGGTGGCTCAGCTGGTGGACTTTTGATGGGAGCGGTTATGAATTACGAACCTGAAATTTTCAACGGAATTGTGGCACAAGTTCCTTTTGTAGATGTGGTCACTACCATGTTAGACGAAACAATTCCTCTCACAACTGGAGAATTTGATGAATGGGGCAATCCGAAAAAGAAAAAATATTATGATTACATGCTTTCTTATTCTCCTTATGATAATATAGAAGCAAAAAATTATCCAAATACATTAATCACCACTGGTTTTCACGACAGCCAAGTGCAATATTGGGAACCTGCAAAATGGGTGGCAAAATTGCGTGATTTAAAGACAGATAATAATATTCTCATCTTCAAGACCGATATGAAGTCTGGTCATGGTGGTGCTTCTGGAAGATTTGAAAGCTTAAAAGAAGACGCACTAGAATATGCATTTTTATTAAAATTAGAAAAAAATGGAAGAAATTAA
- a CDS encoding uroporphyrinogen-III synthase, whose product MKIKSILVSQPAPQGDSSPYLEMAKSEKIKIDFRPFIHVEGVDAKELRTQKIDLSHYTGVIFTSKNAIDHYFRLAEEMRFSVPDTMRYICQSEAIANYLQKHIIYRKRKISFGEKSMADLLPLFKKHHEEKYLLPCSDVVTDETTKILDQSGIDWTKAVMYRTVASDLSDVKIEEYDMLVFFSHQGIKSLFHNFPNFQQGDRKIAVFGVTTQNAAEEAGLKIDVMAPTKENPSMTMAIEKYIRANHK is encoded by the coding sequence ATGAAAATAAAATCTATTTTGGTTTCTCAGCCTGCTCCACAAGGTGACTCTTCACCTTATTTAGAGATGGCTAAAAGTGAAAAAATTAAAATTGATTTCAGACCTTTCATCCATGTTGAAGGTGTAGATGCTAAGGAACTAAGAACTCAAAAAATTGACCTTTCTCATTATACAGGTGTTATTTTCACTAGTAAAAATGCGATAGACCACTATTTCAGATTGGCAGAAGAAATGCGTTTTTCTGTCCCTGATACCATGAGATACATTTGCCAATCAGAAGCGATTGCAAATTATCTTCAAAAACACATTATTTACAGAAAAAGAAAAATTTCTTTTGGTGAAAAATCTATGGCAGATTTATTACCACTTTTCAAAAAACATCATGAAGAGAAATATCTTCTACCTTGTTCTGATGTAGTAACAGATGAAACAACTAAAATTTTAGATCAATCAGGAATTGATTGGACCAAAGCTGTTATGTACAGAACAGTAGCTAGTGATTTATCTGATGTAAAAATAGAAGAATATGATATGCTCGTTTTCTTCTCTCACCAAGGAATTAAATCTCTTTTCCATAATTTCCCTAATTTCCAACAAGGAGATAGAAAAATTGCAGTTTTCGGGGTAACTACCCAAAACGCCGCAGAAGAAGCTGGACTAAAAATAGATGTAATGGCTCCTACTAAAGAAAACCCATCTATGACGATGGCAATTGAAAAATACATCAGAGCCAATCATAAATAA
- a CDS encoding DUF4271 domain-containing protein → MIRVVEHHDWVIYCIIGIILSYIIIFKTLHRDVTLIEFILQPYEESNNNILSWVFTTILFSISFSVLFSQFIPIVPLFISQNLVFGDVTLNKFGFIFVSLLMFYGIKNIFVYLFYGSINQLERFGRYSFIAQKYFMVYSLVILVMSVFHYYLHIKTSNAFIYYSSIVFIAFIIKVLIYLFHPQQILPRQWYYKFLYICTLQILPILVLWKFWFL, encoded by the coding sequence TTGATAAGAGTTGTAGAACATCACGACTGGGTTATTTACTGTATTATAGGCATTATTCTGTCTTATATTATCATATTTAAAACCTTGCACAGAGATGTTACACTGATTGAATTCATTTTACAACCTTATGAAGAGTCCAATAATAATATTCTCAGTTGGGTTTTCACTACTATTCTTTTTTCGATAAGTTTTTCGGTGTTATTTTCACAATTCATCCCAATCGTTCCCTTATTTATAAGTCAAAACTTAGTTTTTGGTGACGTAACTCTTAATAAATTTGGTTTTATCTTTGTCTCATTACTCATGTTTTATGGGATAAAAAACATCTTTGTCTACCTTTTTTACGGAAGCATCAATCAATTAGAACGATTTGGCAGATATTCTTTTATTGCACAGAAGTATTTCATGGTGTATTCACTCGTGATTTTAGTCATGAGTGTTTTTCATTATTACTTGCATATTAAAACTTCTAATGCCTTTATTTACTATAGTAGCATTGTTTTTATCGCATTCATTATCAAAGTATTAATTTACCTATTTCACCCTCAGCAAATTTTGCCTAGACAATGGTATTATAAATTTTTGTATATTTGCACTCTCCAAATTCTACCGATATTGGTACTTTGGAAATTTTGGTTTTTATAA
- a CDS encoding polyprenol monophosphomannose synthase, which yields MKKLVIIPTYNEKENIENIIKAVFALEQDFHVLIVDDSSPDGTAEIVKKMQHEFPHLLHLTIRKVKDGLGKAYIHGFKWALENGYDYIFEMDADFSHNPNDLPKLFDAAQKGDMSIGSRYCKGVNVVNWPMSRVLLSYFASKYVRFVLGIPIFDTTAGFVCFSRKVLENIGLDQVKMTGYGFQVEMKYRAYRKGFKINEVPIIFTDRTEGESKMSGGIIKEAIFGVINLKLKSIFGKI from the coding sequence ATGAAAAAATTAGTCATTATCCCAACCTACAACGAAAAAGAAAATATAGAAAACATTATTAAAGCTGTATTTGCTTTAGAACAAGATTTTCATGTTTTGATTGTAGATGATTCATCACCAGATGGAACCGCAGAAATCGTAAAAAAAATGCAGCATGAATTTCCGCATTTGCTACATCTTACTATAAGAAAAGTAAAAGACGGATTAGGCAAAGCTTATATTCATGGTTTTAAGTGGGCATTAGAAAATGGTTATGACTATATCTTCGAGATGGATGCAGATTTTTCGCACAATCCTAATGATTTGCCAAAATTATTTGATGCCGCACAAAAAGGCGATATGAGCATCGGGTCTAGATATTGTAAAGGTGTAAATGTGGTAAACTGGCCTATGTCTAGAGTTCTATTGTCGTATTTCGCTTCTAAATATGTGAGATTCGTTTTAGGAATTCCTATTTTTGATACCACTGCTGGTTTTGTTTGTTTTTCTAGAAAAGTTTTAGAAAATATCGGTCTTGACCAAGTGAAAATGACAGGGTATGGTTTCCAAGTAGAGATGAAATACAGAGCCTACAGAAAAGGTTTTAAAATAAATGAAGTTCCTATTATTTTCACAGATAGAACAGAAGGAGAAAGTAAAATGAGTGGCGGAATTATTAAAGAAGCCATTTTTGGAGTAATTAATTTGAAATTAAAATCTATCTTCGGTAAAATATGA
- a CDS encoding DUF4296 domain-containing protein: protein MAEIIADFAIYDQTYTVKPDANMELVSRFVLKKHKIDAKTYRDSYKYYISNPEEMDDIFAEAKEIILDKDPKLEDYIEKKKKENPNLPEFLR from the coding sequence ATGGCAGAAATAATAGCAGATTTTGCTATTTATGACCAGACCTATACGGTAAAACCAGATGCCAATATGGAATTGGTAAGCAGATTTGTTTTGAAAAAACATAAAATAGATGCTAAAACTTACCGAGACAGCTATAAATATTATATTTCTAATCCAGAGGAAATGGATGACATCTTTGCCGAAGCTAAAGAAATTATCTTAGACAAAGACCCGAAATTAGAAGACTACATAGAAAAAAAGAAAAAGGAGAATCCTAATCTCCCAGAATTTTTAAGATAA